Proteins from a genomic interval of Rhizobium sp. SL42:
- the dctP gene encoding TRAP transporter substrate-binding protein DctP produces the protein MTIELSRRHFLGASLAATATVMAGSTAVFAQDAVTLKFSAVFSEQDIRAGMVKMFAEELKNDFKVEPFYGGTLFKQGTELVALQRGNLQMGNIAPQDISKQVPEWSVLTSAYLFRDAAHVRAFFASDVGAEFKKMAEDKAGVHILGPTYFGARQVGLKPEKKITGPADLAGVKLRMPGGDAWQFLGESLGANPVPMAYAEVYTGLQTGAIDGQDNPLPNVKNMKFYEVMSQIVMTSHLIGYDLLTVSADVWKGLTPEQQAKIQAAADKAMMWSEEQHIAQEATLVEEFKAAGLQIYEPDLDAFRKFAQEKYLASDLAKSWPAGILEKVAAL, from the coding sequence ATGACAATCGAACTTTCGCGGCGCCATTTCCTTGGCGCGTCCCTGGCTGCCACGGCTACGGTCATGGCAGGCTCTACAGCCGTCTTCGCTCAGGATGCGGTGACGCTGAAATTCTCGGCGGTATTCTCCGAGCAGGATATTCGCGCCGGCATGGTGAAGATGTTCGCCGAAGAGTTGAAGAATGACTTCAAGGTCGAGCCCTTCTATGGCGGTACGTTGTTCAAGCAGGGCACGGAACTGGTCGCTCTGCAGCGCGGCAACCTGCAGATGGGCAACATCGCGCCTCAGGATATTTCCAAGCAGGTACCGGAATGGTCGGTGCTGACGTCGGCCTACCTGTTTCGGGATGCGGCCCATGTCCGGGCCTTCTTCGCCAGCGACGTCGGGGCGGAATTCAAGAAGATGGCAGAGGACAAGGCCGGCGTTCATATTCTCGGACCGACCTATTTCGGTGCGCGCCAGGTTGGTCTCAAGCCTGAAAAGAAGATTACCGGTCCCGCTGATCTCGCCGGCGTGAAGTTGCGCATGCCGGGCGGCGATGCCTGGCAGTTCCTGGGTGAATCGCTCGGCGCGAATCCTGTCCCGATGGCCTATGCCGAGGTCTATACCGGGCTCCAGACCGGTGCGATCGATGGCCAGGACAATCCGCTGCCGAACGTCAAGAACATGAAGTTCTATGAAGTCATGTCGCAGATTGTCATGACCTCGCATCTGATCGGCTATGACCTGCTGACGGTCTCCGCCGACGTCTGGAAGGGCCTCACGCCCGAGCAGCAGGCGAAGATCCAGGCTGCTGCCGACAAGGCGATGATGTGGAGCGAAGAGCAGCACATTGCCCAGGAGGCTACTCTGGTCGAGGAGTTCAAGGCGGCCGGCCTTCAGATCTATGAGCCGGATCTCGATGCCTTCCGCAAGTTCGCGCAGGAAAAATACCTCGCCTCGGATCTCGCAAAGAGCTGGCCGGCGGGTATCCTTGAAAAGGTCGCTGCACTCTGA
- a CDS encoding shikimate dehydrogenase, with amino-acid sequence MAEGAAQGLGYDYVLLDLDTLGYTPDMLNDLIRDAENKGFCGLNITYPCKQTVMPLLDEFSDDAAMLGAVNTVVLRDGKRFGHNTDWWGFAEGFRRQLPHADLASVVQLGAGGAGAATAFAILKMGAELLTIFDVDSDRASQLADTMAGHFPQASVRAGSDLEQAMRTATGLVHATPTGMDKRPGLPLPARYLRGELWVSEVVYFPLETALLAEARARGCNVAHGGDMAVFQAVGAFRLFTGREPDVDRMLAHFLALTNPDPMRDERHG; translated from the coding sequence ATGGCGGAAGGAGCGGCGCAGGGGCTCGGCTATGACTATGTCCTCCTCGACCTGGATACACTCGGCTACACACCAGACATGTTGAATGACCTGATCCGCGATGCGGAGAACAAGGGTTTCTGTGGTCTGAACATCACCTATCCGTGCAAGCAGACGGTCATGCCGTTGCTGGACGAATTTTCCGACGATGCCGCAATGCTGGGTGCGGTCAACACGGTGGTGTTGCGCGACGGCAAACGCTTCGGCCACAATACCGACTGGTGGGGTTTTGCCGAGGGCTTCCGTCGCCAGTTGCCACACGCCGATCTGGCAAGCGTCGTACAGTTGGGTGCTGGCGGTGCCGGTGCCGCAACCGCGTTTGCGATCTTGAAGATGGGTGCGGAACTGCTGACGATCTTCGATGTCGACAGTGATCGTGCCAGCCAGCTGGCAGACACGATGGCAGGCCATTTCCCGCAGGCAAGCGTTAGAGCCGGCAGTGACCTTGAGCAGGCGATGCGCACGGCGACCGGTCTCGTGCATGCGACGCCGACCGGCATGGACAAACGTCCCGGTCTGCCGCTGCCTGCGCGTTACCTGCGGGGTGAACTCTGGGTGTCTGAGGTGGTGTACTTCCCGCTGGAGACGGCCTTGTTGGCCGAGGCGCGCGCACGCGGCTGCAACGTGGCGCATGGCGGCGATATGGCTGTGTTTCAAGCGGTCGGCGCATTCCGGTTGTTTACTGGGCGCGAGCCGGATGTGGATCGCATGCTGGCACATTTTCTGGCACTGACCAATCCGGATCCGATGCGGGATGAACGTCATGGCTGA
- a CDS encoding TetR family transcriptional regulator — MARTASDARKNDPEKTKENILDIATAEFAEFGLSGGRVDAIAEKTRTSKRMIYYYYGSKEGLYLAVLEKAYRKIRSLEADLELADMPAEQALRQLISTTFDHDERNPDFVRLVSIENIHHAMHMKRSTEIGDLNISVIRTIQTILDRGLREATFTRKADAIDLHMLISAFCFFRVSNRYTFGTIFHRDLSEPGLYARHKQMISDAVIAYLQNP, encoded by the coding sequence ATGGCCAGAACAGCCAGCGATGCACGCAAGAACGATCCGGAAAAGACCAAGGAGAATATCCTGGACATCGCGACTGCGGAATTTGCCGAGTTTGGCCTGTCGGGCGGTCGCGTCGATGCGATCGCCGAGAAGACCCGCACCTCCAAGCGCATGATTTATTACTACTACGGCAGCAAGGAGGGCCTGTATCTGGCCGTCCTGGAGAAGGCCTATCGAAAAATCCGTTCGCTGGAGGCAGATCTGGAATTAGCCGACATGCCCGCGGAGCAAGCGCTGCGGCAGTTGATCTCGACGACCTTCGACCACGACGAACGCAATCCCGATTTCGTTCGCCTGGTCAGCATCGAGAACATTCATCATGCCATGCATATGAAACGTTCAACCGAGATCGGTGACCTCAACATCTCCGTCATCCGCACCATCCAGACAATATTGGATCGCGGCCTGCGCGAAGCCACCTTCACACGCAAGGCCGACGCAATCGATCTGCATATGCTGATCAGCGCCTTCTGTTTCTTCCGCGTGTCCAACCGCTACACATTCGGCACGATCTTTCATCGGGATCTCTCCGAACCGGGCCTCTACGCGCGTCACAAGCAGATGATCTCCGATGCGGTGATCGCCTACCTGCAAAACCCGTAG
- a CDS encoding J domain-containing protein yields the protein MTSDSKIFVGLKPTRKKPTPHRKPSGPACQWDGCEAVGTHRAPVGRDAEGLYLRFCPDHVREYNKGYNFATNLSDPVTARYQKEAANGTRATEGTSIKPPSETPLPSTERSGSAKATNARKTAQQRQAAVAELQRRRLKVLEAKAFDTLGLSPDATPEEIRSRYKQMLKMHHPDANHGDRNSEDKLRASIDAHKILKLNGFC from the coding sequence ATGACGTCTGATTCAAAGATCTTCGTGGGCCTGAAGCCTACTCGTAAAAAGCCGACACCGCATCGCAAACCAAGTGGTCCAGCATGCCAATGGGACGGTTGCGAAGCCGTTGGTACGCATCGCGCTCCTGTCGGGAGGGATGCGGAAGGGCTCTATCTGCGGTTCTGTCCTGATCATGTCAGGGAATACAACAAGGGTTACAACTTCGCGACGAACCTGTCGGATCCAGTGACTGCGCGCTACCAGAAGGAAGCGGCAAACGGCACCCGCGCGACCGAAGGGACCAGCATCAAACCGCCGTCCGAAACCCCGCTCCCGTCCACGGAGCGCTCGGGTTCGGCGAAAGCGACCAATGCCCGCAAGACTGCGCAACAGCGCCAGGCTGCGGTAGCTGAACTCCAGCGGCGCCGGCTCAAGGTGCTTGAAGCCAAGGCATTCGACACCCTCGGCCTGTCGCCGGATGCAACGCCGGAAGAAATCAGAAGCCGCTACAAGCAGATGCTCAAGATGCATCATCCGGACGCGAACCACGGCGATCGCAATTCGGAAGACAAGCTTCGTGCTTCGATCGACGCACACAAAATCCTGAAGCTGAACGGCTTCTGCTGA
- a CDS encoding TetR family transcriptional regulator → MPHVIEADQEQTRHDNVVRILAAAERLFRHYGYAKTTVADIAKDLGMSPANIYRFFASKVEIHQALCARMLNESLELARACAALPLSAEERLRRYSMGHYQYTVETMLDAEKVHEMVIVAIERDWQVVDQHIDQLQAIVRDIIADGMANGEFTKGDPELASRCFGAATSALHHPQLVAQCIGKGNRANAEQLTEFSIRALKA, encoded by the coding sequence ATGCCTCACGTCATTGAAGCTGATCAGGAGCAGACGCGTCACGACAATGTCGTGCGTATTCTCGCAGCGGCTGAGCGCCTGTTCAGACACTACGGATATGCCAAGACGACGGTCGCCGACATTGCCAAGGATCTCGGCATGTCGCCGGCCAATATCTACCGTTTCTTCGCGTCAAAAGTGGAAATCCATCAGGCGCTGTGCGCCCGGATGCTGAACGAGAGCCTTGAGCTGGCGCGCGCATGCGCTGCCCTGCCACTCAGCGCCGAAGAACGGCTGCGGCGCTATTCCATGGGCCACTATCAGTATACAGTCGAAACCATGCTCGATGCCGAAAAGGTGCATGAGATGGTCATCGTCGCCATCGAGCGAGACTGGCAGGTGGTGGACCAGCACATCGACCAACTTCAGGCTATCGTGCGCGACATAATCGCTGACGGCATGGCAAACGGTGAATTTACGAAGGGTGACCCGGAACTGGCATCTCGCTGTTTTGGCGCTGCCACATCCGCGCTGCATCACCCGCAACTCGTGGCCCAGTGCATTGGCAAGGGCAATCGCGCCAATGCCGAACAATTGACTGAATTTTCGATCCGGGCCCTCAAGGCCTGA
- a CDS encoding efflux RND transporter periplasmic adaptor subunit translates to MTIALAACSDDKAEVSEAPAMRPVKVVEVDAASPAREMRYSGAVKARSEAATGFRVAGKIIERNVDIGDRVNPGDVLARIDATDYELQVRSAEASLASAQRQVETTEFALRRAEALYKQQVTTKAQLEQAQLSYNQATSTRDSARSSLEQARNQVGYSELKADKPGIVTAINADAGQVVSAGSPVVTVAADGEKEVLIAVPENEIFAFTTGKVVDVTFWSNAGVTLKGTVREVAGSADASSRTFAVRISLPEDARVLLGMTAGVIATTPTADNHYSLPLSALARDPGQQTIVWTVERLDGTVHARPVKVAEFTDVGIKVSEGIRPGDLVVAAGTQFMAEDMKVKLPEGVLSHSAEAAEPAVTGSTSETP, encoded by the coding sequence ATGACAATCGCGCTGGCTGCCTGCTCCGACGACAAGGCCGAAGTTTCCGAGGCACCGGCGATGCGCCCGGTCAAGGTCGTCGAGGTTGACGCCGCCTCACCGGCCCGCGAAATGCGCTATTCCGGCGCGGTAAAAGCCCGCAGCGAGGCCGCGACCGGCTTTCGTGTTGCCGGAAAGATCATCGAGCGAAATGTCGATATCGGCGACAGGGTCAATCCCGGCGACGTTCTCGCCCGCATCGACGCGACAGATTATGAACTGCAGGTGCGCAGCGCAGAAGCCAGCCTTGCATCGGCCCAGCGTCAGGTCGAGACCACCGAATTTGCCCTGAGGCGCGCTGAAGCGCTCTACAAGCAGCAGGTTACCACCAAGGCCCAGCTTGAGCAGGCGCAGCTTTCCTACAACCAGGCGACATCGACGCGTGACAGTGCCCGCTCGAGCCTCGAGCAGGCACGGAACCAGGTTGGCTACAGTGAACTCAAGGCAGACAAGCCCGGCATCGTGACCGCGATCAACGCGGATGCCGGTCAGGTAGTCTCGGCCGGCAGCCCCGTCGTGACGGTTGCCGCTGACGGCGAAAAGGAAGTCCTGATCGCCGTTCCGGAGAACGAGATTTTCGCCTTCACCACCGGCAAGGTCGTCGACGTGACGTTTTGGTCGAATGCCGGCGTCACGCTCAAGGGTACCGTTCGCGAAGTCGCCGGCTCCGCCGATGCCAGCTCTAGGACATTCGCCGTTCGCATTTCGCTTCCCGAAGATGCCCGCGTACTGCTCGGCATGACCGCCGGCGTGATCGCGACAACCCCGACCGCCGACAATCACTACAGCCTGCCATTGTCTGCTTTGGCACGCGACCCGGGCCAGCAGACGATTGTCTGGACGGTCGAACGGCTCGACGGCACGGTCCATGCCCGGCCAGTCAAGGTTGCCGAATTCACCGACGTCGGGATCAAGGTCTCGGAAGGCATCCGCCCCGGCGATCTGGTGGTTGCAGCAGGCACGCAATTCATGGCGGAAGACATGAAGGTCAAGCTTCCCGAGGGCGTATTGTCCCATTCGGCAGAAGCCGCGGAGCCTGCCGTCACCGGCAGCACCAGCGAAACGCCCTGA
- a CDS encoding efflux RND transporter permease subunit, with product MNTPPVDHGSFNLSRWAIGHPSMARFLFGLILIAGLFGLMRMGQKEDPDFTFRVMVVQAFWPGASLTDMQDQVVNKIERKLQETPYLDWVKSYTRAGSAIITLQVKGNTDANDVADAFYQVRKKISDIENELPEGLLGPYFNDEFGDTYITLYSLTGNGYSYPELKNYAIQARDVLLSTAGVEKAVILGDQPQKIFIEVSSKALAERGLTFTDLQNALAGQNAIDATGTIDTGERSVRIAVDGGFSAAEDIRELRLKAGDQITRLGDIATVTEGLEDPYQRKFRFNGQDSVQVGVVMTKGFKVTDVGKSVEETLSRFEASLPLGVEVSQISNQPEVVEEAVGEFMKALGEALLIVLVVSFISIGWRSGLVIAIAIPLVLAATFAVMYQFGLDLQRISLGALIIALGLLVDDAMIVVELMERKLEEGLHKIDAASFAYSSTAFPMLTGTLITIAGFIPVGFAESTAGEYVRSLFYVVGISLVISWFVAVYFTPWLGYMILKQRHHAGNHHDAFDTPFYHRLRSTVVWAVKHRLIVILLTLTAFVTSLWAFQFIPQNFFPQSSRPEILVDLWLPEGTSISEVERQATILEGRILKEDDQRFVATYIGEGAPRFFLPLDQQLRNPNYAQLLVMAKNEEGRERLITKIRDMLAADFPDIRGKVDRLFLGPPTGWPVQMRVSGPDRAEVRRIADEVKKAFNTNPVLQAVHDDWLEPVPAMKLVVDQDRARALGVTSQRLRQMLQATMSGAPLADVRAGEETISIVAREPEESRKLLTAVNSIYIPTDNGTFVPLSQVAKVVPTLEQGIEWRRNRLPTITVRATLPDGIQSNDVTMKMFAELQPLRDRLPAGYQVEIQGGAEDSAESQNSIAAKAPIMLLVIVVLLMIQLQHFGKAMLVLATGPLGIIGASAALLISGAPFGFVAILGVIALLGIIIRNSIILIDQIDQDIAAGMERSEAIVGSAVRRFRPIMLTAMTAVLALIPISRGIFWGPLAYAMMGGILVATVLTILVLPAAYSLFFGRAPKKLATE from the coding sequence ATGAACACCCCACCCGTCGACCACGGCTCCTTCAATTTGTCGCGTTGGGCGATCGGCCATCCCAGCATGGCACGCTTTCTGTTCGGCCTCATCCTGATCGCAGGTCTTTTCGGCCTGATGCGCATGGGCCAGAAGGAAGATCCTGATTTCACCTTCCGCGTCATGGTCGTGCAGGCCTTCTGGCCCGGCGCGTCGTTGACCGATATGCAGGATCAGGTGGTCAACAAGATCGAGCGCAAGCTGCAGGAGACGCCCTATCTCGACTGGGTCAAATCCTACACTCGCGCCGGCTCGGCCATCATCACGCTTCAGGTCAAGGGCAATACGGACGCAAACGACGTGGCCGATGCCTTCTACCAGGTGCGCAAGAAGATCAGCGACATCGAGAACGAACTGCCCGAGGGCTTGCTCGGCCCCTATTTCAATGACGAATTCGGCGACACCTATATCACACTCTATTCGCTGACCGGAAACGGCTACAGCTATCCGGAACTGAAGAACTACGCGATCCAGGCCCGCGACGTACTGCTCTCGACGGCGGGCGTGGAAAAGGCGGTGATCCTCGGCGATCAGCCGCAGAAGATCTTCATTGAAGTGTCTTCCAAGGCACTTGCGGAGCGCGGTCTCACCTTCACCGATCTGCAGAATGCGCTGGCTGGCCAGAATGCGATTGACGCCACTGGCACGATCGATACCGGCGAACGCTCGGTGCGCATCGCCGTCGACGGCGGTTTCAGCGCCGCCGAAGACATTCGCGAACTCCGCCTTAAGGCAGGCGACCAGATCACACGCCTCGGCGACATTGCCACAGTCACCGAAGGCCTCGAGGATCCCTATCAGCGCAAGTTCCGCTTCAACGGCCAGGATTCCGTCCAGGTCGGCGTGGTGATGACCAAGGGCTTCAAGGTCACGGATGTCGGCAAATCCGTCGAAGAGACACTGTCCCGTTTCGAGGCAAGCCTGCCGCTTGGCGTCGAGGTATCACAGATCTCCAACCAGCCGGAAGTCGTGGAAGAGGCCGTCGGCGAATTCATGAAGGCTCTCGGCGAGGCCCTGCTGATCGTGCTGGTCGTGTCGTTCATCTCGATCGGCTGGCGCTCGGGCCTGGTTATCGCCATTGCGATCCCGCTGGTGCTGGCGGCCACTTTTGCCGTCATGTACCAGTTCGGGCTCGACCTTCAGCGCATTTCGCTTGGCGCCCTGATCATCGCGCTCGGGCTTCTTGTCGATGACGCGATGATTGTCGTGGAACTGATGGAACGAAAACTGGAGGAGGGGCTGCACAAGATCGACGCGGCGAGTTTCGCCTATTCGTCGACCGCCTTCCCGATGTTGACCGGGACACTGATCACCATCGCCGGCTTCATTCCCGTCGGCTTTGCGGAATCGACCGCAGGCGAATATGTCCGGTCGCTCTTCTATGTCGTCGGCATCTCGCTGGTCATATCCTGGTTCGTGGCCGTCTATTTCACGCCTTGGCTCGGCTACATGATCCTCAAGCAGAGACACCATGCCGGCAACCATCACGATGCTTTCGATACGCCGTTTTATCATCGGCTGCGCTCCACCGTTGTCTGGGCGGTCAAGCATCGGCTCATCGTGATCCTGCTGACGCTCACGGCGTTCGTCACCAGTCTTTGGGCCTTCCAGTTCATTCCGCAGAACTTCTTCCCGCAATCCTCACGGCCGGAAATCCTCGTCGACCTTTGGCTGCCGGAAGGCACTTCGATTTCCGAGGTTGAACGCCAGGCGACCATTCTCGAGGGCCGGATCCTCAAGGAAGACGACCAGCGGTTTGTTGCGACTTATATCGGGGAGGGGGCACCGCGCTTCTTCCTGCCGCTCGACCAGCAGCTGCGCAATCCGAACTATGCCCAGCTTCTGGTCATGGCCAAAAACGAAGAGGGACGCGAGCGCTTGATCACCAAGATCCGCGACATGCTCGCAGCCGATTTCCCGGACATCCGCGGCAAGGTCGACCGCCTGTTCCTCGGCCCTCCAACGGGCTGGCCGGTCCAGATGCGCGTTTCGGGACCGGACCGCGCCGAGGTTCGCCGGATTGCCGACGAGGTGAAGAAGGCCTTCAACACCAACCCGGTCCTTCAGGCCGTTCACGACGATTGGCTTGAGCCAGTTCCGGCGATGAAGCTGGTCGTCGATCAGGATCGCGCCCGTGCGCTCGGCGTTACCTCGCAGAGACTTCGCCAGATGCTGCAGGCGACAATGAGCGGCGCACCGCTGGCGGACGTTCGGGCAGGGGAGGAGACAATCTCGATTGTCGCCCGTGAACCGGAGGAGAGCCGCAAGCTGTTGACAGCTGTCAACTCGATCTACATCCCGACTGACAACGGCACCTTCGTACCACTGTCCCAGGTCGCCAAGGTCGTGCCAACTCTGGAACAAGGCATCGAATGGCGTCGCAACCGTCTGCCGACCATCACGGTCCGCGCCACCCTTCCGGATGGCATTCAGTCGAACGACGTCACGATGAAGATGTTCGCCGAGCTCCAGCCTCTGCGGGATCGACTGCCCGCCGGATATCAAGTCGAGATCCAGGGCGGAGCCGAAGACAGCGCCGAGAGCCAGAACTCCATTGCCGCGAAAGCGCCGATCATGCTGCTGGTCATCGTCGTGCTGCTGATGATCCAGCTCCAGCACTTCGGCAAGGCGATGCTGGTTCTGGCCACCGGACCGCTCGGCATTATCGGGGCGTCGGCCGCGCTGCTGATCTCCGGCGCCCCCTTCGGCTTCGTCGCGATCCTTGGGGTCATTGCCCTTCTCGGCATCATCATCCGCAACTCGATCATCCTTATCGACCAGATCGACCAGGACATTGCGGCGGGCATGGAACGCTCTGAAGCGATCGTTGGCTCGGCCGTACGACGCTTCCGCCCGATCATGCTGACAGCAATGACCGCCGTACTCGCGCTGATCCCGATCTCGCGTGGAATCTTCTGGGGTCCGCTCGCCTACGCGATGATGGGCGGTATCCTGGTTGCGACGGTCCTGACGATCCTGGTTCTGCCGGCAGCCTATTCCCTGTTCTTCGGTCGCGCGCCCAAAAAGCTGGCGACCGAATAA
- a CDS encoding ABC transporter substrate-binding protein, translated as MKYKFGFAAAALLAATFLSSAASAKTFVYCSEGSPEGFDPGMYTAGTTFDASAHPVYSRLMEFKPGTTEAEAGLAESYTVNAEGTEYTFKLRPGVKFHTTEFFTPTREFNADDVLFSLERQIKADHPWNQYVAGTSWEYAAGMGFPELIKSIEKVDDLTVKITLNKPEAPFLANLAMPFASILSKEYADSLEKAGKKEQLNQMPVGTGPFSFVGYQQDAVIRFKKNADYWGGAPKIDDLVFAITTDAAVRYQKLKAGECHLMPFPNAADVAAMKTDESLTVMEQEGLNVAYLAYNTTQAPFDKPEVRKALNQAINKPAIVDAVFQGMATPAKNPIPPTMWSYNEATQDDAYDLDAAKKALEAAGVKDLSMKIWAMPVSRPYMLNARRAAEIMQDDFAKIGVKVEIVSYEWAEYLDRSKAKDRDGAVMLGWTGDNGDPDNFLDTLLGCEAVGGNNRAQWCNEEFNALVKKAKVTSDQAERTKLYEEAQLVFKREAPWATIDHSLSIVPMRKEVSGFVQSPLGDFTFENVDIAE; from the coding sequence ATGAAATACAAGTTTGGCTTTGCCGCCGCAGCATTGCTCGCGGCTACGTTCCTGTCGAGCGCTGCGAGCGCCAAGACCTTCGTCTATTGCTCGGAAGGTTCGCCGGAAGGCTTCGACCCGGGCATGTACACCGCTGGCACGACATTCGATGCGTCGGCGCATCCGGTTTACAGCCGCCTGATGGAATTCAAGCCTGGCACGACCGAAGCCGAAGCCGGTCTGGCTGAAAGCTACACCGTGAACGCCGAAGGCACCGAATACACCTTCAAGCTGCGTCCGGGCGTCAAGTTCCACACCACCGAATTCTTCACGCCGACCCGCGAATTCAATGCGGACGACGTTCTGTTCTCGCTGGAGCGCCAGATCAAGGCCGATCATCCGTGGAACCAGTATGTAGCAGGCACCTCCTGGGAATATGCCGCGGGCATGGGCTTCCCGGAACTGATCAAGTCAATCGAGAAAGTCGATGACCTCACGGTCAAGATCACGCTCAACAAGCCGGAAGCACCTTTCCTCGCCAACCTGGCGATGCCGTTTGCATCGATCCTGTCGAAGGAATACGCCGACAGCCTCGAAAAGGCTGGCAAGAAGGAACAGCTGAACCAGATGCCGGTCGGCACGGGTCCGTTCTCCTTCGTCGGTTACCAGCAGGACGCGGTCATCCGCTTCAAGAAGAATGCTGACTACTGGGGCGGCGCACCGAAGATCGACGATCTCGTCTTCGCAATCACCACCGATGCTGCCGTTCGCTACCAGAAGCTAAAGGCCGGCGAATGCCACCTGATGCCGTTCCCGAACGCAGCAGACGTTGCCGCGATGAAGACCGACGAGTCGCTGACCGTCATGGAACAGGAAGGCCTGAACGTCGCCTACCTCGCCTACAATACGACCCAGGCTCCGTTCGACAAGCCGGAAGTCCGCAAGGCTCTGAACCAGGCGATCAACAAGCCGGCCATCGTCGATGCCGTCTTCCAGGGCATGGCAACACCGGCCAAGAACCCGATCCCGCCGACAATGTGGTCCTACAACGAAGCCACGCAGGACGACGCTTACGACCTCGACGCCGCCAAGAAGGCGCTCGAAGCCGCTGGCGTCAAGGATCTGTCGATGAAGATCTGGGCAATGCCGGTATCGCGTCCCTACATGCTGAACGCACGCCGTGCGGCTGAAATCATGCAGGACGACTTTGCCAAGATCGGCGTCAAGGTCGAGATCGTTTCCTACGAATGGGCGGAATATCTCGACCGTTCGAAGGCCAAGGATCGTGACGGCGCCGTCATGCTCGGCTGGACCGGCGACAATGGCGATCCGGACAACTTCCTCGACACCCTGCTCGGCTGCGAAGCCGTAGGCGGCAACAACCGCGCTCAGTGGTGCAACGAAGAGTTCAACGCCCTGGTCAAGAAGGCCAAGGTCACGTCCGATCAGGCTGAACGCACCAAGCTTTACGAAGAAGCCCAGCTCGTCTTCAAGCGCGAAGCACCTTGGGCAACCATCGACCACTCCCTGTCCATCGTTCCGATGCGCAAGGAAGTCTCTGGCTTCGTTCAGAGCCCGCTCGGTGACTTCACCTTCGAAAACGTCGACATCGCCGAGTAA
- a CDS encoding ABC transporter permease subunit: protein MFGFLLRRLAVLIPTFIGVSIIAFAFIRLLPGDPVALLSGERVMSPERHAEISANLGLDRPIVVQYFDYISGVLTGDFGTSIVSKSPIIDQFFALFPATIELSFCAIMIAIAIGVPAGIIAAIKRGSAFDQTMMGIALVGYSMPIFWWGLLLIILFSGILQWTPVSGRISLMFFFPPVTGFMLIDSLLSGQKGAFSSALSHLILPSIVLATIPLAVIARQTRSAMLEVLSEDYIRTARAKGLSPFRVVGLHALRNAMIPVITTIGLQIGVMLAGAILTETIFSWPGIGKWMVDSVFRRDYPVIQGGLLLIAGIIMVVNLIVDLLYGLINPRIRH, encoded by the coding sequence ATGTTTGGCTTTCTCTTGCGGCGGCTTGCCGTCTTGATCCCGACCTTCATCGGCGTATCGATCATAGCCTTCGCCTTCATCCGGCTGCTGCCGGGTGATCCCGTCGCGCTTTTGTCTGGCGAGCGCGTGATGTCGCCTGAGCGACACGCGGAAATCAGCGCAAATCTCGGCCTCGACCGGCCGATAGTCGTGCAGTATTTCGACTATATCAGCGGCGTCCTGACCGGTGATTTCGGCACGTCAATCGTCTCGAAGAGCCCGATCATCGACCAGTTCTTCGCGCTGTTCCCGGCGACCATCGAACTGTCCTTCTGTGCCATCATGATCGCCATCGCGATCGGCGTTCCAGCCGGCATCATTGCTGCAATCAAGCGCGGCTCGGCCTTCGACCAGACGATGATGGGCATTGCGCTCGTCGGCTATTCGATGCCGATCTTCTGGTGGGGCCTGCTGCTGATCATCCTGTTTTCCGGCATCCTGCAGTGGACACCGGTCTCGGGTCGTATCTCGCTGATGTTCTTCTTCCCGCCCGTCACCGGATTCATGCTGATCGACAGCCTGCTGTCGGGTCAAAAGGGTGCCTTCTCATCGGCCCTCAGCCACCTGATCCTGCCGTCGATCGTGCTCGCCACCATTCCGCTTGCCGTCATCGCACGCCAGACCCGATCGGCCATGCTGGAAGTGCTGTCGGAGGACTATATCCGCACGGCCCGCGCCAAGGGCCTTTCGCCGTTCCGGGTGGTCGGCCTGCATGCCCTGCGCAATGCGATGATCCCGGTGATTACCACGATCGGCCTGCAGATCGGCGTCATGCTTGCCGGCGCGATCCTGACCGAAACGATCTTCTCGTGGCCGGGCATCGGCAAATGGATGGTCGACAGCGTATTCCGCCGCGATTATCCCGTCATCCAGGGCGGTTTGCTGCTGATTGCCGGCATCATCATGGTCGTCAACCTGATCGTTGATCTCCTGTATGGCCTGATCAACCCGCGCATCCGCCACTAG